Sequence from the Thermomonas sp. HDW16 genome:
GATTCCGGCTTGCTCTCGGGCTTGGCTTCAGCGGGGGCTTTCACGCCGTCCCCGCCCTCGCCGGCCAGGTTGCGCTTCTTGTCGCCGTCTTTCTTGAAGTCGGTTTCGTACCAGCCGCCGCCAGACAAGCGGAACTGCGGCGCGGTCAGCTGGCGACGCACCGAGCCTTCGGCACCACAGGCCGGGCAGTTGACCGGGTCGGCATCGGACAGCTTCTGCAGGCGGTCGAAATGATGACCGCAGGCATCGCAGGCGAAGGCATAGATCGGCATCGGGGTGTTCCACGGAATCCAGCGTGGATTGTGAGGGCCACGGCCGCAGATTCAAGGCCGCCGTTCCAGCGCCGTTGCGTTATTGGCGGGTATCGTCTTGCCAAACTCGTCCTGGAAACCCGCTCATGCAGACCCGTGCCTTGCTCGCCGCCACCGTGATCGCCCTTGGACTTGCCGGCGCCGGCTGGTTCGCCTCGCAAGGGATGACCAAGCTGCGCACCGCGGACCGCTACGTGACGGTCAAGGGCTCGGCGGAAAAGATCGTGGATGCAGATCTGGTGGTCTGGCCGCTGTCGCAGACCGTCGGCGGCAACGAACTGGGCGCGGTGCAGACCCAGCTCAACGCCAATACCGCCACCATCCGCGATTTCCTGACCAGCGCCGGCTTCAAGGACGACGAAATCGTGGTCAGCCCACCGCGCCTGGAAGACCGCTGGGCGTACTCCTATGGCGACAACCGCCCGCCGGAGCGCTACCGCTACTCGAACACGGTCACCCTGCGCAGCAGCCGGGTCACCGAAGCGCTGGCCGCGCTGCGCCGCAGCGGCGACATCGTCGCCAAGGGCGTGATGCTCAATACCGAGGAAGGCGGCGGCCCGGATTTCGATTACACCAAGCTCAACGACATCAAGCCGGCGCTGATCGCCGAGGCGACCAGCAACGCGCGCAAATCGGCCGAACAGTTCGCGAAGGATTCCGGTGCGCGCATCGGCGGCATCCGCAGCGCCAACCAGGGCGTGATCAGCATCGAGAACCGCGATGCCGGCAGCCCGCAGATCAAGAAGATCCGCGTGGTGACCACGGTCGAGTACTTCCTGAAGGACTGACGCCCGCGCTTAGTCGTACAGCGCCAGCAGTTCCGCCTCGGCCTCTTCGAGTTCGTTGCGCAGCTGCAGCTGCAGGCGGCCGATGTCGGCCACTTTCCCGGCATCGGCATACACCGCCGGATCGGCCATTTGCGCGTCGCATTCGGCCAACTTGGTTTCAAGCCGCGCCACCCGTTCCTCGGCTTTCTGCAGCTTGTGCGGATTGATCTTCGATGCCGGCTTCGCGGGCGGCGCGGCGACGGCCGGTGCCGCCTTGGGCACGGGGGTCTTCGGGTTGTCGCTGCCCGGACGCGAACGCAACCACGCCGCGTAATCGTCGAGATCGCCATCGAACGGTTCGACGATGCCATCGTGCACGCGCCAGTACTCGTCGCTCACCAGGCCGATCAGGTGGCGGTCGTGGCTGACCATCACGATCGCGCCGTCGAAATCGGACAGCGCCTCGGCCAGTGCTTCGCGCATCTCGAGGTCGAGGTGGTTGGTGGGCTCGTCCAGCAGCAGCAGGTTGGGCTTGTTCCACGCCAGCAGCGCCAGCGCGAGGCGGGCCTTTTCGCCGCCGGAGAAATTGTCGATGACCTCGAACGCGCGGTCGCCAGGGAATTGCCAGCCGCCGAGGAAGTTGCGGAACTCCTGGGTCGCGGTGTTCGGCGCGAGTTCCTTGAGGTGGTCGATCGGCGAGGTGCCGGCCACCAGCGATTCCACCGTGTGCTGGGCGAAGTAGCCGATGCGCAAATCGGGATGCGCGACGCGATCGCCGCTCATCGGCGCCAACTCGCCCACCAGGGTCTTCACCAGGGTCGACTTGCCGGCGCCGTTGACGCCGAGCAGGCCGATGCGGTCGCCGGCCTCCAGCCCGAAGCCGACGTTGCGCAGGATGGTGGCGCCCGGACCGTAGCCGCAATCGGCATCGCGTAGCGAGAGCAGCGAATTCGGCAAACGCGCCGGCGCTGGCAACTGGATGCTGACGCCGCGTTCCACCCGCACCGCCTCGGTGCCGGCCAGCTTTTCCAGCCGCTTCATGCGTGATTGCGCCTGCCGCGCCTTGCTGGCCTTGGCCTTGAAGCGGTCGATGAAGCTTTGCAGATGCGCGCGTTCGGCCTGCTCCTTGTCGTGCGCGATCTGCTGCTGGCGCAGGTGCTCGGCGCGCTGGCGCTCGAACGCGGTGTAATTGCCGACGTACAGCTTCGCCTTGCCGTCGTGCAGGTGCAGGATGTGGGTGGTGACGTTGTCGAGGAACTCGCGGTCGTGCGAGATCACCAGCAAGGTGCCGTCGTACCGCTTCAGCCATTCCTCCAGCCAGACCACCGCGTCGAGGTCGAGGTGGTTGGTGGGTTCGTCGAGCAGCAACAGGTCGCTGGGCGTCATCAGCGCGCGCGCCACGTTCAGGCGCACCCGCCAGCCGCCGGAAAAATCCGCCACCGGCTTCTCGTGTGTCTCCGCCGGGAAGCCCAGGCCATGCAGCAGGCGGCCGGCGCGGGCGGTGCCATCGTAGCCGTTGACTTCCTCCAGCCGCTGGTGCGCTTCGGCCACCGCCTCCCAATCTTCGTTGGCGAAGGCGTTGGCTTCGGCCTGCACCGCCGCGTGGACGGCGGCGTCGCCGGATAGCACGAAGTCCAGCGCGGGATCGGGCAGATGCGGGGTTTCCTGCGCCACGCTGGCGATGCGCGCCTTGCCCGGCAAGTCGATGTCGCCGCGGTCGGGCTCCACATCGCCCATCAGGGCAGCGAACAGGCTGGACTTGCCGGCGCCATTGCGGCCGACCACGCCCACGCGGTAACCGGCATGAAGGGCCAAGTCGACATCGGACAGCAACAGGCGTTCGCCCCGGCGCAGGGCGAAATTGCGGAAGGAAATCATCCGGATATTGTACTTCGCGGCCCCGCCTGAATCGCCGCTCAGGCAAGTCTGCGCCGGGATGCGAAGATAGGGGCCGACCCAGACGAGGCCCCGCATGCCGCACCACACCTCGCTCATCGCCATGCTCTGCATCGGTTTCGTGATGGCCTGCGCACTGGGCATGCTGGCGCAGCGGCTGAAGCTGTCGCCACTGGTGGGCTATCTGCTGGCCGGCGTGCTGGTCGGCCCGTTCACCCCGGGCTTCGTGGCCGACCAGACCCTGGCGCCGCAGCTGGCCGAAGTGGGCGTGATCCTGCTGATGTTCGGCGTGGGCCTGCATTTCTCGCTGCGCGACCTGCTGGACGTGAAGAACGTGGCGATTCCCGGCGCGCTGGGGCAGATCGCCTTCGTCACCACGCTCGGCACCGGCTTCGGCCTGCTGCTGGGCTGGGACACGATGGCTGCGGTGGTGTTCGGATTGGCGCTGTCGGTGGCCAGCACCGTGGTGGTGATGCGCGCGCTGGAGGAACGCCGCCTGCTGGATACCCGGCGCGGGCGCATCGCCATCGGCTGGCTGGTGGTCGAAGACCTGGCGATGGTGTTGGCGCTGGTGCTGCTGCCGGCGATCGCCGGCGCCTTGGGTGCGGGCGAAAAGGTCGGAGCCACCGGCATCATCGGCGCGCTGGCGTGGACGCTGCTGAAGGTCGCCGCGTTCGTGGTGTTCATGCTGGTGGTCGGCCGTCGGGTGATCCCGCGCGTGCTGGAAAGCGTGGCCGGGATGGGCTCGCGCGAACTGTTCACCCTATGCGTGCTGGCCATCGCGCTGGGCGTGGCCTATGGCGCGGCGGCCTTGTTCGATGTGAGCTTCGCGCTGGGTGCGTTCTTCGCCGGCATGCTGCTCAACGAATCCGAACTCAGCCACAAGGCGGCGGCCGATTCGCTGCCGATGCGCGATGCCTTCGCCGTGTTGTTCTTCGTCTCGGTGGGCATGTTGTTCAACCCCGAGATCCTGGTCGAGCATCCATTGCTGGTGCTGGCGACGGTGGCGATCATCGTGTTCGGCAACGCCTTCGTGGCGTGGTGCATCGTGCGGATGATGAAGCTGCCGCAGCTGACCGCGCTAACCATCGCCGCCAGTCTGTCGCAAATCGGCGAGTTCTCTTTCATCCTGGTTGGTCTGGGCCTGACCCAGAAACTGATCCCGCAGGAAGCGCACGACCTGGTGCTGGCCGGCGCGCTGCTGTCGATCATCGCCAATCCGCTGCTGTTCACCTGGCTGGATCGCTGGCAGCAAAAGCAGCAGCCGGGTACGGCGGCGACCCAGGTGCTGGCCGACAATTCCGAAGTGCCGGAAGACATCGGCGGCCACGCCATCGTGATCGGCTACGGAAGAGTGGGCAAGGAACTGTCGCGTCTGTTGCAGGATCGCGGTGTGCCGATGGTGATGGTGGAAACCGACTCGGATCGCGTCGAACAGGCACGCAAGAACGGCCTGATCACGGTGCGCGGCAATGCGGCATCGGAGAAAGCGCTGAAGGCGACCCGCCCGGACACCGCGCAGCTCGCGATCCTCGCCATCCCGCAGGCGCTGGAAGCCGGCGAAATCATCGCCAAGCTCAAGAAAATGAACCCCGAGATCAGCGTACTGGCCCGCGCCCACAGCGAGGCCGAAGTGAAGCACCTGCTGGGGCATGGCGCGGATGCCGCGGTGTTGGCCGAACGCGAACTGGCCTATTCGCTGGCGGACATGGTGATGGCGACGCCGCCGTATCGCCCACCACGAGTGGAGGCGGCACCCGCCGCAACCTAAGCGCAAAAAAGCGGGCCGTAGCCCGCTTTTTTGTTGGCGAAGGGAATGCCGCGCTTACTTCACGAACACCAGCTTGCCGCCATCGGCGTCCACCTTGACGGTATCGCCGTTGCCGAAACGGCCAGACAGGATTTCCTGAGCCAGCGGATTTTCCAGCTGCTGTTGAATCGCACGCTTCAGCGGACGCGCGCCGTAGACCGGATCGAAGCCGACATTACCCAGCAGGTCGAATGCCTTGTCGGACAGTTCGATGCGGATGCCGCGCTCGGCCAGCCGCTTCTCCAGCCCGCGCAACTGGATACGCGCGATCTGCTTGATCTGCTGCTTGTCCAGCGGGTGGAAGACCACGATATCGTCCAGCCGGTTGATGAACTCCGGGCGGAAATGCGCCTGCACCACGGCCATCACCGCGGCCTTCATCTGCAGGTAAGCCTCCGGCGAATCGTCGCCGTCGAGTTCCTGGATCTGGTGCGAGCCCAGGTTCGAGGTCATCACGATGACGGTATTGCGGAAGTCCACGGTGCGGCCCTGGCCATCGGTCAGGCGACCGTCGTCCAGCACCTGCAGCAGGATATTGAACACGTCCGGATGCGCCTTCTCCACTTCGTCCAGCAGGATCACGCTGTACGGGCGACGGCGCACGGCCTCGGTGAGATAGCCGCCTTCCTCGTAACCCACGTAGCCCGGGGGCGCACCGATCAAGCGCGCCACGCTGTGCTTCTCCATGAACTCGCTCATGTCGATGCGCACCATCGCGTCCGGGCTGTCGAACAGGAATTCGGCCAGCGCCTTGGTCAGCTCGGTCTTGCCGACGCCGGTGGGCCCGAGGAACAGGAAGGAACCGCTCGGGCGATTCGGATCGCTCAGGCCGGCGCGCGAACGACGCACCGCATCGGAGACCACCTTGATCGCCTCTTCCTGCCCGACCACGCGGGTGTGCAGCTGGTCTTCCATCTTCAGCAGCTTTTCGCGCTCGCCTTCCAGCATCTTGCTGACCGGAATGCCCGTCCAGCGCGCCACGACCTGCGCGATCTCTTCAGCAGTGACTTTGTCCTGCAGCAGGGTGAAACCGGATTTCTCCGCTTCCTGCGCCGCCTTCAGTTGCTTGTCGAGTTCCGGCAGCGTGCCGTACTGGATCTCGCTCATGCGCGCGTAGTCCTGCGTGCGCTGCGCGGCTTCCAGTTCGAGCTTCGCGGCCTCGATCTGCTCCTTGATCTTGGTCGCGCCCTGCAGCGTGGCCTTCTCTGCCTTCCAGACTTCATTGAGATCGCTGTATTCGCGCTCCAGCGTGTCGATCTGTTGCTGCAAGTCGGCCAGGCGCTGCTTGGACTCGGCATCCTTCTCCTTCTTCAACGCCTCGCGCTGGATCTTGAGCTGGATCAGCCGGCGCTCCTTGCGATCGAGCTCTTCCGGCTTGGAGTCGATCTCCATGCGGATGCGCGATGCGGCTTCGTCCATCAGGTCGATGGCCTTGTCCGGCAATTGCCTGTCCGCGATGTAGCGGTTGGACAGCGTGGCCGCCGCGACGATGGCGGGATCGGTGATTTCCACCCCGTGGTGCACGGCGTATTTTTCCTTCAGGCCGCGCAGGATGGCGATGGTGTCTTCCACCGTCGGCTCGCCCACGAACACCTTCTGGAAGCGGCGCTCCAGCGCGGCGTCCTTTTCGATGTATTTGCGGTATTCGTCCAGCGTGGTCGCGCCGATGCAGTGCAGCTCGCCGCGTGCCAGCGCCGGCTTCAGCATGTTGCCGGCATCCATCGAACCCTCGGCCTTGCCGGCGCCGACCATGGTGTGCAGTTCGTCGATGAACAGGATGATCTGACCTTCATTCTTCGACAGGTCGTTGAGCACCGCCTTCAGCCGCTCCTCGAATTCGCCGCGGAACTTGGCGCCGGCGATCAACGCGCCCATGTCCAGAGACAGCAGGCGCTTGCCGCGCAGGCCTTCCGGTACCTCGCCATTGATGATGCGTTGGGCGAGGCCTTCGACGATCGCGGTCTTGCCCACGCCGGGTTCGCCGATCAGCACCGGGTTGTTCTTGGTACGCCGCTGCAGGACCTGGATGGTGCGGCGGATCTCTTCATCGCGACCGACGACCGGATCGAGCTTGCCGCTCTCGGCGCGCGCGGTCATGTCGATGGTGTATTTCTCCAGCGCCTGGCGCGCGTCTTCCGCGTTTTCGTCCTGCACTTTCTCGCCTCCACGCAGTTTGTCGATGGCCACTTCAAGTTTCTGTTTGTCCGCACCCGCTGCCTTCAATGCCTTGCCCGCCGGGCCGGAATCGTCCAGCGCGGCGAGCAGGAACAGTTCGCTGGCGATATAGGCATCGCCGCGCTGCTGGGCCAGCTTGTCGGTGACGTTGAGCAAGCGGATCAGGTCGTTGCCGGCCTGCACATTGCCGGCCTGCCCGCTGACCTTGGGCAGCGCGTCCAGCACCTCGGCCAGCCGCTCGCGCAGCACCGGCACGTTGACGCCGGCCTGCGCCAGCAACGGGCGCGTACCGCCGCCTTGCTGGTCGAGCAGTGCCAGCAGCAAATGTGCAGATTCGATGATGGTGTTGTCGCGGCCCACGGCCAGCGACTGCGCGTCGGCAATGGCCTGCTGGAAGCGCGAGGTGAGTTTGTCCATGCGCATATGGAGGAATCCTGTCGATGAGAGAGAGGGGCCGCCCCACGGCCCAATGTGATTCAGATGAGGTTTCCGCGGCGTGATTCAAGCCGGTTCGCGCCGCGCGTTTGGCTTGGGTTATGGTCGCGACTGCCCGACCCGGAACCCGCCCCATGACCCGTTCCCGCATTCTCGTCTGCGGCCTGCTGCTGGCCTTGTCCGCGCGCCCCTGCTTCGGTACCGGGCCTTCCTCCAGTGAACAACGGCTGCGCGCCTCGATCGAGGCCGACCAACCGCATGCCATCGCCCTGCTGGAACGGCTGGTCAACCAGAATTCCGGCTCCCTGAACCTGCCAGGCGTGACCGCCGTCGGCAAGATGGTGCGCGCCGAACTGGAACCACTGGGCTTCGACGTGCAGTGGATCGACATGCGCGCGACCGGACGCGCCGGGCACCTGGTCGCCACCCACAAGGGCAACGGACGCGGCAAGCGCATCCTGCTGATCGGCCACCTCGACACCGTGTTCGAGCCCGACTCACCGTTCCAACGCTTCGTGCGCAATGGCGATACAGCGACCGGCCCCGGCATCGGCGACGACAAGGGTGGCGTGGTGATCATCGTCAGCGCATTGCGTGCCATGCACGCTGCCGGCACGTTGCGGAACGCCGATATCAAGGTAGTACTGACCGGCGACGAGGAATCGGCGGGCACACCGTTGGAGGCCGCGCGCGCCGACCTGGTCGCAGCCGGGAAATGGGCGGACGTGGCACTGGAATACGAAGAACTGATCGTCGATGGCGGCCAGGACCATGCAACGGTCGCGCGCCGTGGCGTGGCCGATTGGGAACTCACGACAACCGGCATCACCGGCCATTCCGGTAGCGTGTTCGGCAACACCCTTGGCTATGGCGCGAACTACGAACTGGTGCGCATCCTCGATGCCTTCCGACGCGAACTCCCGGAACCGAACCTCACCTTCAATGTCGGCCTGATGGTCGGCGGCACGCCTGCGATGCTGGAGCCGGGTGGCGCGCGCGGCAGTGCTGCCGGCAAGACCAATATCATCGCAGAGCGGGCTGTTGCGCGCGGCGACCTGCGTGCGATGACACCGGAACAGGAAGCGCGCGCCCGTGACCGGATGCAGGCGATCGTGGCGGCACACCTACCGAAGACGGGCGCGTCGCTGGTGTTCGACGATGCGTACCCGCCGATGGCACCGACCGAAGGGAACCGTGCGTTGCTCGCCATGCTCAACCAAGTCAATGCCGATTTCGGACTGCCCGCGATGAAGGAATGGGATCCGGCCAAGCGCGGCGCTGCCGATTCCAGCTTCGTCGCCGCCGATGCCGACGTGCTTGCTGGCCTGGGCGCGGCAGGCGAACACGCGCACGCCGAGGGCGAGACGGTCGACCTGGCCAGCATTCCCCGCCAGGCACTGCGCAGTGCGGCGCTGATCGACCGGCTGGCGCGCATGCCACGATGACCGAGGGCTGGTACCTGTACCTGCTGCGCTGCCGTGGCGGCAGCCTGTATGCCGGCATCACCACTGATATCGAGCGCCGCTTCCGCGAACACGCGGAAGGCCGTGGCGCGAAATACACTCGCGCGCATCCACCCGAATGCGTGCTCGCCAGCCGCGCCTATCCGGATCGCGCCAGCGCCTCGCGCGCCGAGCACGCGCTGAAGCAGCAGCCGAAGGCGCGCAAGCTGGACTGGTTGCTGCAGGCGGACGCTCAGGCCGGCGCCAGCCAACCCTCATAACGGATGATCCTGCCGACCAGCAGCAGCTCGGCTTCGACCACGAATTCGTAGCGGCCGTCCTGCTCGCTCTCGCGGCAGCGCACGCCCTTGAACCAGGCCGTCGGCAGCGGCAACACACCGAACAGACGCACGCCTTCGACCCGCCACCAGATCACGCCGGCATTGGCCAGCAACGCATGGCGGAACTGCAGCGGCCCGATGCGCTCGCGCAGCAGGCCGCCCTTGAATCGCAATCGCGACTGCATGCGCATGCCACCGAAATCGCGACGCCAGGTTTCGCCCATGGCGTCGGTGGCGAACTCGACCGTGATCGGCACGTCCTGCATCGCCTTCGGCAAGCCGGCGATCCGCGCGCACACGCGCGCCAGCGGATTACTGCCGCGCTGGATGGTCGCGCTACCGGCATAGCGCGCCGTCCCGCGCACCGCATGCAAGCGGCGTACGCTTTCCGGCAGGTTGAAGAACGCCGCGCCCAGCACCTGCTGGAACAGCGTCGGCCGTGCGGGATCGTTCAAGGCGACATCCAGACCAGCGTCGCCATCCGCCCCGTGCGCTGGTCGCGACGATGCGAGAAGAAGCGCAGTGAATCGGAGATGGTGCAGACGCCGCCACCGTGGATGTGTTGTGGATCGATGCCCGCATCGGCCATCCGCATTCGCGCAATCGCGAACATATCCACCCACCAATGCCCGGGACGCGTGGCAACGAAGGCCATTGCCGCACGCTTATCGTGTGCCATGAACCGCTCACGCACTTCATCGCCGATTTCATACCGCTGCGGCCCTGCGGCGGGCCCGATCCACGCCTGCAGTTGCGCAGCCGGCGCGCGCATTGCCGCCAGGGTCGCTTCCAGCATGCCGGTGGACAATCCGGGCCAGCCGGCATGCGCGGCGGCGATCTCGCTGCCGTCGCGCGCCGCGAACACCACCGGCAGGCAATCGGCGGTGAGGATGGCCAGTACCTTGCCTGTTTCGGACGTCACGGCCGCATCGGCTTCCGGCTCGTCGAAGTCAGGTTCGATGACCACATCGACGCCATGCACTTGCTTCAGCCAGCGCGGCGCCGAGGGCAGCCCCAAGGCGACTTCAAGCTGGCGACGGTTCTCCAGCGCGGCTTCGATTTCGTCGCCGCTGCGCAGCCCCAGATTGAACGTATCGAACGGCGCTGCGGACACCCCCAAGCCGTAACGCGTGGTGGTCAGCGCACGCACGCCCGGCGGCGCCGGCCAGTCGGCATCGATCCACACCTTCATCGGCGTGTGCGCTCTGCCCCGGCATGCGCCACCGCGTCCTTGCGCAATTCGGCCATCAACTGCTGCATGTCCTCCGGCACCGGCGCACTGCAGCGGATCGGCTCGCCGGTGACTGGGTGTGCGAACTCCAGCACTTCCGCATGCAGGGCCTGGCGCTTGAAGCCGCGCAATTCTGCGATGAACTCGTCGGACGCGCCTTTCGGCAACTTGAAGGAGCCGCCGTACAGCGGATCGCCGACGATCGGATGCTTGAGGTGCTGCATGTGCACGCGGATCTGGTGGGTACGGCCCGTCTCTAGCCGGCATTCCAGCGCGGTGTGGTTGCGGAAGCGCTCGCGCAGGCGGAAATGGGTGACCGCGTCCTTGCCGTCCTCGCGCACGGCCATGCGGATGCGGTCGCGCGGGTGACGGTCGATGGCGGCATTGGCGGTACCGCCGGAGACCAGCGCGCCAACCACCACGGCCAGGTACTGGCGATGCACTTGGCGATTGGACAGCTGTTCCACTAGCGCGGTGTGCGCCGGCAGGTTGCGCGCGACCACCATCACCCCAGAGGTGTCCTTGTCCAGGCGATGGACGATGCCGGCACGCGGCAGCAGTTCCAGCGACGGATCGCGGTGCAACAGGGCATTGACCAGTGTGCCGTCGGGATTGCCCGCCCCCGGATGCACCACCAGCCCGGCCGGCTTGTTGATCACGAAGACGTCGGCATCCTCGTACAGGATGTCCAGCGGGATGTCCTCGGCCACCGCGTGGGTCTGGGTCTCCTGCACGGCACTGAGGGTGACGGTTTCGCCTCCTCGTACCGGGTCACGGCCGCGAACGGATGCGCCATCCACGGTCACATCACCGGATTTGACCCAAGCCGAGAGCCGGGAACGCGAGTATTCGGGGAACAAGTCGGCCAGCACCGCGTCCAGCCGGCGGCCGGCGGCGGATTCGGGGACGATGGCGTGGCGCGGTTCGACAGTGCTGGTCATAGATTGGTTCCGGCCCCGCGCGGCAAGCGCCGGCAGCGGGTTGGGCATGGTTCAAGCATCGGGCTGTTATTATCCGCCCTTCATGCCTCCGGCGCCCGTTCGATGCCCATGACCCTGCGTTCTTCCCTGCTGCGCCCCGTGTTCGTGATTGCCCTCATCGCTCTGGTCGCCGGCAGCGGCTGCGCCCGGATGAAGGGCATGTTCAAGGACGAGGACAAGAACGAAGGCCTGCCGGTCAGCCAGTTGTACGACAAGGCGCATGGCTACATGGAAAGCGGGCGCTGGAGTGGCGCCAGCGAGACCTGGAGCCGCCTGGTCGCGCAATATCCGTATGGTCCGTACACCGAACAGGCCATGATGGAACAGGCCTATGCGCAGTACAAAGCCGGCAAGCACGACGACGCGGTGTCCACCATCGACCGCTTCATCCGCACCTACCCGACCCACAAGAACATCGCGTATCTCTATTACCTGCGCGGCCTGTCCAACATGGCGCGCAACACGGTGTTCCTGTCCAGGGCCTTCAAGCTGGACATGAGCAACCGCGACCTGCAGGCGCCGCAGCAGGCCTACAACGATTTCAACACGGTGGCGACGCGCTATCCGAACAGCGCCTATGCCGCCGATGCGCGCCAGCGCATGGTGTTCCTGCGCAACGAATTCGCCCGCTTCGAGCTCAACACCGGCCTGTACTACCTGCGCCGCGGCGCCTGGGTGGCCGCCGCCGATCGCGCCACTTACCTGCTGGAAACCTATCCGCAAAGCGAATACCAGAACGATGCGGTGGCGATCCTGGGCGAGTCTTACACCCGCCTCGGCAATACCGTTCTGGCCGCAGATGCGCGGCGCGTGCTGGAACAGAACGACCCGCAGCATCCGTGGCTGGCCGGTCACTGGCCGCGCGGCAACCGCTTCTACAACCGCCTGAATCCGTTCGGCGGCGACAAGTAAGTAATCCTGCCGACAGGCTGGGCATCCGCAAGGCCGGAGCGAGGCATTCGCTCCGGCCTTTTTCGTTCAACCCCGTTTTGGCCCGCCCCGCGTTCGTGGAAGACAGCCCCGGCACACACGCCGGCCCCATGCTGCCTACCGCACAGGATGCCACCGATGACCGCGTACCTTCCCGCCCGCCTGCTATCGCTCACCGTCGCCGCGATCTTGCTGGGCGGTTGTTCCATGCACCGCGAAACGGTTTCCGAGGCGGATGCCTCCGCCACTGCGGTCGCCGCCAACATCGCCCATGAAGCCGTGGCGAAATCAGTGCCTCCACCGGCGCCACCCGCGCCCGTTGGATTGATGGCCCCGGCCGCAGCCGCAAGTGCCTCGCTGGATGCCATTGCCATCAGCGGCAGCCGCATGCGCGCAAGCAGCGAGACAAAAGCGACCGCCACCAGCAAATCGGAACGCGAAGAAGCACGACAACAGGCGCAATCCGGCACCCTGACTGCCGGCGACTACGACGACTTGCTCAATCCACGCCAGTACGCGCGTTACGCCGAGCACTACCTGCAGGAGCATGCCCAGACCGGGCTGCCCTTCGTCGATACGCGCACGCCGGTGAAGATTCGCGTGACCGGCAGGGATGGCCAACCGGTCGCCTTCGCCGACGTCGCAACGATCGACAACCGAGGCAACACGCTGCGCCTGCCAACTGCCGCCAATGGCACTGCCGTGTTTTTCCCGTCGCTGGACGAACTACCCGAACGCCTGCAGTTCAGCGTGGATGCGAAAGGATCGCCAAGCGTGCAGCGCACGGTCGACCTGGCGCGGCTCGGAAGCGACCGCACGCTGACGGTCGAACTACCCA
This genomic interval carries:
- a CDS encoding zinc ribbon domain-containing protein, yielding MPIYAFACDACGHHFDRLQKLSDADPVNCPACGAEGSVRRQLTAPQFRLSGGGWYETDFKKDGDKKRNLAGEGGDGVKAPAEAKPESKPESKPAVAPKPADPAS
- a CDS encoding SIMPL domain-containing protein (The SIMPL domain is named for its presence in mouse protein SIMPL (signalling molecule that associates with mouse pelle-like kinase). Bacterial member BP26, from Brucella, was shown to assemble into a channel-like structure, while YggE from E. coli has been associated with resistance to oxidative stress.) is translated as MQTRALLAATVIALGLAGAGWFASQGMTKLRTADRYVTVKGSAEKIVDADLVVWPLSQTVGGNELGAVQTQLNANTATIRDFLTSAGFKDDEIVVSPPRLEDRWAYSYGDNRPPERYRYSNTVTLRSSRVTEALAALRRSGDIVAKGVMLNTEEGGGPDFDYTKLNDIKPALIAEATSNARKSAEQFAKDSGARIGGIRSANQGVISIENRDAGSPQIKKIRVVTTVEYFLKD
- a CDS encoding ATP-binding cassette domain-containing protein, translated to MISFRNFALRRGERLLLSDVDLALHAGYRVGVVGRNGAGKSSLFAALMGDVEPDRGDIDLPGKARIASVAQETPHLPDPALDFVLSGDAAVHAAVQAEANAFANEDWEAVAEAHQRLEEVNGYDGTARAGRLLHGLGFPAETHEKPVADFSGGWRVRLNVARALMTPSDLLLLDEPTNHLDLDAVVWLEEWLKRYDGTLLVISHDREFLDNVTTHILHLHDGKAKLYVGNYTAFERQRAEHLRQQQIAHDKEQAERAHLQSFIDRFKAKASKARQAQSRMKRLEKLAGTEAVRVERGVSIQLPAPARLPNSLLSLRDADCGYGPGATILRNVGFGLEAGDRIGLLGVNGAGKSTLVKTLVGELAPMSGDRVAHPDLRIGYFAQHTVESLVAGTSPIDHLKELAPNTATQEFRNFLGGWQFPGDRAFEVIDNFSGGEKARLALALLAWNKPNLLLLDEPTNHLDLEMREALAEALSDFDGAIVMVSHDRHLIGLVSDEYWRVHDGIVEPFDGDLDDYAAWLRSRPGSDNPKTPVPKAAPAVAAPPAKPASKINPHKLQKAEERVARLETKLAECDAQMADPAVYADAGKVADIGRLQLQLRNELEEAEAELLALYD
- the ybaL gene encoding YbaL family putative K(+) efflux transporter, which encodes MPHHTSLIAMLCIGFVMACALGMLAQRLKLSPLVGYLLAGVLVGPFTPGFVADQTLAPQLAEVGVILLMFGVGLHFSLRDLLDVKNVAIPGALGQIAFVTTLGTGFGLLLGWDTMAAVVFGLALSVASTVVVMRALEERRLLDTRRGRIAIGWLVVEDLAMVLALVLLPAIAGALGAGEKVGATGIIGALAWTLLKVAAFVVFMLVVGRRVIPRVLESVAGMGSRELFTLCVLAIALGVAYGAAALFDVSFALGAFFAGMLLNESELSHKAAADSLPMRDAFAVLFFVSVGMLFNPEILVEHPLLVLATVAIIVFGNAFVAWCIVRMMKLPQLTALTIAASLSQIGEFSFILVGLGLTQKLIPQEAHDLVLAGALLSIIANPLLFTWLDRWQQKQQPGTAATQVLADNSEVPEDIGGHAIVIGYGRVGKELSRLLQDRGVPMVMVETDSDRVEQARKNGLITVRGNAASEKALKATRPDTAQLAILAIPQALEAGEIIAKLKKMNPEISVLARAHSEAEVKHLLGHGADAAVLAERELAYSLADMVMATPPYRPPRVEAAPAAT